A part of Homoserinibacter sp. YIM 151385 genomic DNA contains:
- a CDS encoding iron-siderophore ABC transporter substrate-binding protein: MTRRTMRAALGAAAILPLLLLTACGTTQPGADAEAPAAAGGECADDTTATSTGPVSLTDAFDREVELDAPAERIAVLEWQQIEDALTLCVTPVAVADVEGYTTWDTAETLPEGVTDVGTRQEPSFDAILGAEPDLIIVEASAPDDEIIGQLEEYGIPVLATKGADAADPIGQMTDTFELIAQATGREERAEAVLAEFDESVAAAKQAVADAELVTDSFAYFDGWIDGGNVSVRFFSKGSLIGALGEELGLTNAWTGEADPAYGLGVTDIEGATAVGDAYLLHTTTIDGDTDIMPELAKNDVWNSIPAVAEDRIAGFPTGIWTFGGPRSAQQILDAYVDALTR, translated from the coding sequence GTGACCCGCCGCACCATGCGCGCCGCCCTCGGCGCCGCCGCGATCCTCCCCCTCCTGCTGCTCACCGCCTGCGGCACCACCCAGCCGGGCGCCGACGCCGAGGCCCCGGCCGCCGCGGGCGGCGAGTGCGCCGACGACACCACCGCGACCTCCACCGGCCCCGTCTCGCTGACCGACGCGTTCGACCGCGAGGTCGAGCTCGACGCGCCCGCCGAGCGGATCGCGGTGCTCGAGTGGCAGCAGATCGAGGACGCGCTGACCCTCTGCGTCACCCCCGTCGCCGTCGCCGACGTCGAGGGCTACACCACGTGGGACACCGCCGAGACGCTGCCCGAGGGCGTCACCGACGTCGGCACCCGGCAGGAGCCGAGCTTCGACGCCATCCTCGGCGCCGAGCCGGACCTCATCATCGTCGAGGCCTCCGCGCCCGACGACGAGATCATCGGCCAGCTCGAGGAGTACGGCATCCCCGTCCTCGCGACGAAGGGCGCGGACGCGGCCGACCCGATCGGCCAGATGACCGACACCTTCGAGCTCATCGCGCAGGCGACCGGCCGCGAGGAGCGCGCCGAGGCGGTGCTCGCCGAGTTCGACGAGAGCGTCGCGGCGGCGAAGCAGGCCGTCGCGGACGCGGAGCTCGTGACCGACTCCTTCGCCTACTTCGACGGCTGGATCGACGGCGGCAACGTCTCGGTCCGCTTCTTCAGCAAGGGCTCGCTCATCGGCGCCCTCGGCGAGGAGCTGGGCCTCACGAACGCGTGGACGGGCGAGGCCGACCCGGCCTACGGCCTCGGCGTCACCGACATCGAGGGCGCGACCGCCGTCGGCGACGCCTACCTGCTGCACACGACGACGATCGACGGCGACACCGACATCATGCCGGAGCTCGCGAAGAACGACGTCTGGAACTCGATCCCCGCCGTCGCGGAGGACCGCATCGCCGGCTTCCCGACCGGCATCTGGACCTTCGGCGGCCCCCGCTCGGCCCAGCAGATCCTCGACGCGTACGTCGACGCGCTCACGCGCTGA
- a CDS encoding HEAT repeat domain-containing protein: MSETEHGEERGMAASTPAARLAAALAASDGSVRLQAALTAGTAPDPGFIPVLVARCAVEPDFGVRDMMTWALVRQEREATLERLLAELGSAAAQARSQALHTLSKLGEARAWPAITPELLRDPDDEVARAAWRTAAGLVPEAEAPALAALLAGQLGRGAREVQRSLSRAMAMLGTAAEASLEAAERHPDPEVGTHAIATRRIMDDPDSGFDAAVADARRQLALRAAPAVDEERSRMPGCA; encoded by the coding sequence ATGAGCGAGACCGAGCACGGCGAGGAGCGCGGGATGGCGGCGTCGACCCCGGCGGCACGGCTCGCCGCCGCCCTCGCGGCGTCCGACGGCTCGGTGCGGCTGCAGGCCGCGCTCACCGCGGGCACGGCGCCCGATCCGGGCTTCATCCCGGTGCTCGTCGCGCGCTGCGCGGTCGAGCCCGACTTCGGGGTGCGCGACATGATGACGTGGGCGCTCGTGCGCCAGGAGCGGGAGGCGACGCTCGAGCGGCTGCTCGCCGAGCTCGGCTCCGCGGCGGCGCAGGCCCGGAGTCAGGCGCTCCACACGCTCTCGAAGCTCGGCGAGGCGCGCGCGTGGCCGGCGATCACGCCGGAGCTGCTCCGCGATCCCGACGACGAGGTGGCGCGCGCCGCCTGGCGGACCGCCGCGGGCCTCGTGCCCGAGGCCGAGGCGCCCGCGCTCGCGGCGCTGCTCGCCGGGCAGCTCGGCCGTGGGGCGCGCGAGGTGCAGCGCAGCCTGAGCCGGGCGATGGCGATGCTCGGCACGGCGGCGGAGGCGTCGCTGGAGGCGGCCGAGCGGCATCCCGACCCGGAGGTCGGCACCCACGCGATCGCGACGCGACGCATCATGGACGACCCGGATTCCGGCTTCGACGCCGCCGTCGCGGACGCGCGACGACAGCTCGCCCTCCGCGCGGCCCCCGCCGTCGACGAGGAGCGCAGCCGCATGCCAGGATGTGCCTGA
- a CDS encoding ABC transporter ATP-binding protein codes for MTTELRGDDLVLAYQRETVVHGVSVRIRPGVVTALIGPNGSGKSTVLRSLARLHRLEGGRVHVLDTATDGEPDAGAAPSGSPALSARDFARRVTLLSQSRPHPSGLDVRDVVGFGRHPHRRRFAAMGAEDLAAIDRALALTGLEHMQHRPVDQLSGGELQRVWLATCLAQDTGVLLLDEPTNHLDLRYQVETLDLVRELAEDHGTALGVVLHDLAHAAAVADEVVLLEHGRVRAAGAPHEVLTDAHLTEVYGLPIDVDRDPATGALRVHPRGRRISRIPV; via the coding sequence GTGACCACCGAGCTCCGCGGCGACGACCTCGTCCTCGCCTATCAGCGCGAGACGGTCGTGCACGGCGTCTCCGTCCGCATCCGCCCCGGCGTCGTCACCGCGCTCATCGGGCCGAACGGCTCCGGCAAGTCGACCGTGCTCCGCTCGCTCGCCCGCCTCCACCGCCTCGAGGGCGGCCGCGTGCACGTGCTCGACACCGCGACGGACGGGGAGCCGGATGCCGGGGCCGCCCCGTCCGGATCGCCCGCCCTGAGCGCCCGCGACTTCGCGCGCCGCGTGACCCTGCTCTCGCAGTCCCGGCCGCATCCCTCCGGCCTCGACGTCCGCGACGTCGTCGGCTTCGGCCGGCACCCGCACCGCCGGCGCTTCGCCGCCATGGGGGCCGAGGACCTCGCCGCGATCGACCGCGCGCTCGCGCTCACCGGCCTCGAGCACATGCAGCACCGACCCGTCGACCAGCTCTCGGGCGGCGAGCTCCAGCGCGTCTGGCTCGCGACCTGCCTGGCGCAGGACACGGGCGTGCTTCTCCTCGACGAGCCCACCAACCACCTCGACCTCCGCTACCAGGTCGAGACGCTCGACCTCGTGCGCGAGCTCGCCGAGGACCACGGCACCGCGCTCGGCGTCGTGCTCCACGACCTCGCCCACGCGGCGGCCGTCGCCGACGAGGTCGTGCTGCTCGAGCACGGCCGGGTCCGCGCCGCCGGCGCACCCCACGAGGTCCTCACCGACGCGCATCTGACCGAGGTGTACGGACTCCCGATCGACGTCGACCGCGACCCCGCGACCGGCGCCCTCCGCGTGCACCCGCGCGGTCGGCGGATCAGCCGCATCCCGGTCTGA
- a CDS encoding GH92 family glycosyl hydrolase, with protein sequence MAGSPAVAAELSPFEAVDLFIGTELDTTQNKSNDAYGNTYPGASVPFGMVQPSPTTYKLGETADLVREKGGYEYTANQIRGFGMTRYSGTGCHTRFGGYEFPTIPFTGELGAEGVLPRNPATDHRSYFLGFSHDDEVAEPGYYAVTTADGTTSELTATARTAVSRFDFSGAEGSTLILDASGANNRTFEVSLDIDAETRTVSGSMYGTDVCDNGNHYRAYFSTTYDQDFASFGTWEDAAMTAGSTSAAVAGATSSDQRHKTGGWVTFADDAVVTATTGFSYVSTGSAAANAAAEVGDAGFDEVRADARGAWESALGTLDAQGGTEEERTKLYTALYHSLLQPTIGQDVDGRYLGFDGRIHEVAEGRDLFRRINFAGQGWDMYRSQAQLIAMLFPEVANDINRSIVLLTQQTGRWSPGAARMSGDNYQVILSTLDAFGATDYDRQAALDSMLRTQQLPATESTRSNAAQYFATGMIENAKGDFATSRVLEYAVDDFAIAQLAKRLGDEDAYDRMMVRAQNWMNVFDPQTQHIRPRARAGFDRSFDLRGRDGTGGGQFNQSTGYQYGWMVPHNIGTLIEKRGGIEKSARELDVLMAQLDAGAYTQTGNYLSNEAALTTPWVYNWLRAPHTSTDVLHRAVTELYDTTPSGLPGNDDEGALSSWYVFANLGIAPVIHGTADLVVTAPLFERITIRSADSDRVYDIVAPGAAAGGATRYTTALEVDGVAQTASWLDEDFARDGGTLEFTLSDRPGTWGTGAGDVPRSHTDGADARNNVGTTPNGRGNLGSMDLSDWSLSREGLAAAGAGPGQKIRHGSTGIEFTWPQTDPGRPDNWIPHGQRIELGGRTAGSLAFLGLATNGPAWGTAVVEYTDGTTQDVRVELADWSANPVAGGSTLVTVGSRNNMANGSANGTFRVFGTRPALLDVTKRVEAVILPQQTDRGIMHIFDVATSEQEYVDLDAPTGTPERVILNPTADPSTSQHVTWRSRSPLTLQGTVEIRTPGGEVRTVRAVQKPERSIGGYPARSHSARITGLEPDTEYQYRVASGSQRSVWRTFTTAAAEAEPFTFLYFGDAQEGIGSVWHDSVDAAVAASPEAELALYAGDMVNTSTNDSEWRDWFAGIEDLGARTNSLTTPGNHEVGPEPFMESYLDSFEYDANGPVAADALEYEREWGAHLEKILEDTVYVTDYQGVRFVSLNANRDDICPMLLSGGATSGCEVGKRAWMTAQATWLDRVLRQNPNEWTVVLAHQPVFSTGISGNGLRDESDWRQYVLPVLEKHDVDLVLQGHDHTYGRGHHSSTATGMPGVTAGPVYVVSNAGQKQYTLPSADDNIWTRNGAVAVQRAQDTSTFQSIRVDGDTLSYESVVTYTRPGGAASTQAGDTLDRFTITKRADGAKWVTEAGVEVPDASTPPVNHERPFSGTFDPETFGEVVWEDDFTTDRLDEYEIFGDTAEASAALSVDTDAGVLEAQADGRRWSHVALPAEAGERFALIVTPESMAGTGASEDSLFLGLTDGPTNRAHSWYNHSRRSSGLDIVERGAGRSLSSGRGSLAVAWEPGDRLATVLDQGELSSWIEQDGEWQPIRSGLLPLTIERSVFEGWAPTLSLRLDAGTIGIDRLTLIQPGDGTVEPPEPTLVTPAAVTFADLPGTASDTFTVPVSEGVEYLVADDVVEPGTHPGRGEVTVRARALEGFAIREGATADWSLRFTDVEEPVEPVEPVAPDASQLTDANRGDVAAPDLAHRGQTITVVVGEQHAGAEVHAWLFSTPTPLGAATVDADGEIRVTVPARAALGDHRLAVALADGELLGWDGMRVAAAADDGGSDSDGSGTDGSGTDGAGVDGLAATGTEAGWVAGAAVLLLLLGGGIAILVRRRRGAGPAA encoded by the coding sequence GTGGCCGGCAGCCCGGCCGTCGCGGCCGAGCTGAGCCCCTTCGAGGCGGTCGACCTCTTCATCGGCACCGAGCTCGATACGACGCAGAACAAGAGCAACGACGCCTACGGCAACACCTACCCGGGCGCCTCGGTGCCGTTCGGGATGGTGCAGCCCAGCCCGACCACCTACAAGCTGGGGGAGACGGCCGACCTCGTCCGCGAGAAGGGCGGCTACGAGTACACGGCGAATCAGATCCGCGGCTTCGGCATGACGCGCTACTCGGGCACCGGCTGCCACACCCGCTTCGGCGGCTACGAGTTCCCGACGATCCCCTTCACCGGCGAGCTCGGCGCGGAGGGCGTCCTCCCCCGCAATCCGGCGACCGATCACCGCTCCTACTTCCTCGGCTTCAGCCACGACGACGAGGTCGCCGAGCCCGGCTACTACGCCGTGACGACCGCCGACGGCACCACGAGCGAGCTCACCGCGACGGCCCGCACGGCCGTCAGCCGCTTCGACTTCAGCGGCGCGGAGGGCTCCACCCTCATCCTCGACGCCTCAGGCGCGAACAACCGCACCTTCGAGGTCTCCCTCGACATCGACGCCGAGACGCGCACGGTGAGCGGCTCGATGTACGGCACCGACGTCTGCGACAACGGCAACCACTACCGCGCCTACTTCTCCACCACCTACGACCAGGACTTCGCCTCCTTCGGCACCTGGGAGGACGCCGCGATGACCGCCGGGTCGACGAGCGCCGCGGTCGCCGGGGCGACGAGCTCCGACCAGCGCCACAAGACCGGCGGCTGGGTGACCTTCGCGGATGACGCGGTCGTCACCGCGACGACCGGCTTCAGCTACGTGAGCACCGGGTCCGCCGCGGCGAACGCGGCCGCGGAGGTCGGCGACGCCGGCTTCGACGAGGTCCGTGCGGACGCGCGCGGCGCCTGGGAGTCGGCGCTCGGGACCCTGGACGCCCAGGGCGGTACGGAGGAGGAGCGCACGAAGCTCTACACCGCGCTCTACCACTCGCTCCTCCAGCCGACCATCGGCCAGGATGTCGACGGCCGCTACCTCGGCTTCGACGGCCGCATCCACGAGGTCGCCGAGGGCCGGGACCTCTTCCGCCGCATCAACTTCGCGGGCCAGGGCTGGGACATGTACCGCAGCCAGGCGCAGCTCATCGCGATGCTGTTCCCGGAGGTCGCGAACGACATCAACCGCTCCATCGTGCTCCTCACCCAGCAGACCGGGCGCTGGTCGCCGGGGGCCGCGCGCATGTCGGGCGACAACTACCAGGTGATCCTCTCGACGCTCGACGCCTTCGGGGCGACCGACTACGACCGGCAGGCCGCGCTCGACTCGATGCTCCGGACGCAGCAGCTCCCCGCGACCGAGTCGACCCGCAGCAACGCGGCCCAGTACTTCGCGACCGGCATGATCGAGAACGCGAAGGGCGACTTCGCGACGAGCCGCGTCCTCGAGTACGCGGTCGACGACTTCGCGATCGCCCAGCTCGCGAAGCGCCTCGGCGACGAGGACGCCTACGACCGCATGATGGTCCGCGCCCAGAACTGGATGAACGTCTTCGACCCGCAGACCCAGCACATCCGCCCCCGGGCGCGAGCCGGCTTCGACCGGAGCTTCGATCTCCGCGGCCGCGACGGCACGGGCGGCGGGCAGTTCAACCAGTCCACCGGCTACCAGTATGGCTGGATGGTGCCCCACAACATCGGCACGCTCATCGAGAAGCGCGGCGGCATCGAGAAGTCCGCGCGCGAGCTCGACGTGCTCATGGCCCAGCTGGACGCGGGCGCGTACACGCAGACGGGCAACTACCTCTCCAACGAGGCCGCCCTGACGACCCCCTGGGTCTACAACTGGCTCCGCGCCCCGCACACCTCCACCGACGTCCTGCACCGTGCCGTCACCGAGCTGTACGACACGACGCCGTCTGGCCTGCCCGGCAACGACGACGAGGGCGCGCTGAGCTCCTGGTACGTCTTCGCGAACCTCGGCATCGCGCCCGTCATCCACGGCACCGCCGATCTCGTCGTGACCGCGCCCCTCTTCGAGCGCATCACGATCCGCAGCGCCGACAGCGACCGCGTCTACGACATCGTGGCGCCGGGCGCGGCGGCCGGCGGCGCCACCCGCTACACGACCGCACTGGAGGTCGACGGCGTCGCGCAGACGGCCTCCTGGCTGGATGAGGACTTCGCCCGCGACGGCGGCACGCTCGAGTTCACGCTCTCGGACCGCCCCGGCACCTGGGGCACGGGCGCGGGCGACGTCCCCCGCTCGCACACCGACGGCGCCGATGCCCGCAACAACGTGGGGACGACCCCGAACGGCCGCGGGAACCTCGGCTCGATGGACCTCAGCGACTGGTCGCTCTCCCGCGAGGGGCTCGCCGCGGCGGGCGCCGGACCGGGGCAGAAGATCCGTCACGGCAGCACCGGCATCGAGTTCACCTGGCCCCAGACCGATCCCGGCCGACCCGACAACTGGATCCCGCACGGTCAGCGGATCGAGCTCGGCGGGCGCACCGCCGGCAGCCTCGCCTTCCTCGGCCTCGCGACGAACGGCCCCGCCTGGGGCACGGCGGTCGTCGAGTACACCGACGGCACGACCCAGGACGTGCGCGTCGAGCTCGCGGACTGGAGCGCGAACCCCGTCGCGGGCGGCTCCACGCTCGTCACCGTCGGCTCGCGCAACAACATGGCGAACGGCTCCGCGAACGGCACCTTCCGGGTCTTCGGCACGCGCCCCGCGCTGCTCGACGTGACCAAGCGCGTCGAGGCCGTCATCCTGCCGCAGCAGACCGACCGCGGCATCATGCACATCTTCGACGTCGCGACCTCTGAGCAGGAGTACGTCGACCTGGACGCGCCGACCGGGACGCCGGAGCGCGTCATCCTGAACCCGACCGCCGACCCCTCGACCTCCCAGCACGTGACGTGGCGCTCGCGCAGCCCGCTGACGCTGCAGGGCACGGTCGAGATCCGGACGCCGGGCGGCGAGGTGCGCACGGTGCGGGCCGTGCAGAAGCCCGAGCGCTCGATCGGCGGGTACCCCGCGCGCAGCCACTCGGCGCGGATCACCGGTCTCGAGCCCGACACGGAGTACCAGTACCGCGTCGCGTCGGGGAGCCAGCGCAGCGTCTGGCGGACCTTCACGACGGCGGCCGCGGAGGCCGAGCCCTTCACCTTCCTCTACTTCGGGGACGCGCAGGAGGGGATCGGCTCCGTCTGGCACGACAGCGTCGACGCCGCCGTCGCCGCGAGTCCCGAGGCCGAGCTCGCCCTCTACGCGGGCGACATGGTGAACACCTCGACCAACGACAGCGAGTGGCGCGACTGGTTCGCGGGCATCGAGGACCTCGGCGCGCGCACCAACTCGCTCACGACGCCGGGCAACCACGAGGTCGGGCCGGAGCCGTTCATGGAGTCCTACCTCGACTCCTTCGAGTACGACGCGAACGGCCCCGTCGCCGCCGACGCCCTCGAGTACGAGCGGGAGTGGGGCGCGCACCTCGAGAAGATCCTCGAGGACACCGTCTACGTCACCGACTACCAGGGCGTGCGCTTCGTCTCGCTCAACGCGAACCGCGACGACATCTGCCCGATGCTCCTCTCCGGGGGCGCGACCTCGGGCTGCGAGGTCGGCAAGCGCGCGTGGATGACGGCGCAGGCGACCTGGCTCGACCGGGTGCTCCGGCAGAACCCGAACGAGTGGACGGTCGTGCTCGCGCACCAGCCCGTCTTCTCGACCGGCATCAGCGGCAACGGCCTCCGCGACGAGAGCGACTGGCGCCAGTACGTGCTGCCGGTGCTCGAGAAGCACGACGTGGATCTCGTCCTCCAGGGACACGACCACACCTACGGCCGCGGCCACCACTCCTCGACCGCGACCGGGATGCCGGGCGTGACCGCGGGTCCCGTCTACGTCGTCTCGAACGCGGGGCAGAAGCAGTACACGCTGCCGAGCGCCGACGACAACATCTGGACGCGGAACGGCGCGGTCGCCGTCCAGCGGGCGCAGGACACCTCGACCTTCCAGTCGATCCGGGTGGACGGCGACACGCTGAGCTACGAGTCGGTCGTCACCTACACGCGGCCCGGCGGCGCGGCGAGCACGCAGGCGGGCGACACGCTCGACCGCTTCACGATCACGAAGCGCGCCGACGGCGCGAAGTGGGTCACGGAGGCCGGCGTCGAGGTGCCGGACGCCTCGACCCCGCCGGTCAACCACGAGCGTCCGTTCAGCGGCACCTTCGACCCGGAGACCTTCGGCGAGGTCGTGTGGGAGGACGACTTCACGACCGACCGGCTCGACGAGTACGAGATCTTCGGCGACACCGCCGAGGCCTCCGCTGCGCTCTCGGTCGACACCGACGCGGGGGTGCTCGAGGCGCAGGCCGACGGCCGCCGCTGGAGCCACGTGGCGCTGCCGGCCGAGGCGGGCGAGCGCTTCGCGCTCATCGTGACCCCGGAGTCCATGGCGGGCACGGGGGCGAGCGAGGACAGCCTGTTCCTCGGCCTCACCGACGGCCCGACGAACCGTGCGCACAGCTGGTACAACCACTCGCGCCGATCGAGCGGTCTGGACATCGTGGAGCGCGGCGCGGGACGGAGCCTCTCCTCCGGTCGCGGCTCGCTCGCCGTGGCCTGGGAGCCGGGCGACCGTCTGGCGACCGTGCTCGACCAGGGCGAGCTGAGCTCCTGGATCGAGCAGGACGGCGAGTGGCAGCCGATCCGCTCTGGGCTCCTGCCGCTCACGATCGAGCGCTCCGTGTTCGAGGGCTGGGCGCCGACGCTGAGCCTCCGCCTCGATGCGGGCACGATCGGGATCGACCGCCTGACGCTCATCCAGCCGGGCGACGGCACGGTCGAGCCGCCGGAGCCGACGCTCGTGACGCCCGCGGCGGTGACCTTCGCGGATCTGCCGGGGACGGCATCCGACACCTTCACGGTGCCCGTGTCGGAGGGGGTCGAGTACCTCGTCGCCGACGACGTCGTGGAGCCGGGCACGCACCCGGGCCGCGGCGAGGTGACGGTGCGGGCGCGGGCGCTCGAGGGCTTCGCGATCCGGGAGGGCGCGACGGCCGACTGGAGCCTCCGCTTCACGGACGTCGAGGAGCCGGTCGAGCCGGTCGAGCCCGTCGCCCCCGACGCCTCGCAGCTGACCGACGCGAACCGCGGCGATGTCGCGGCCCCCGACCTCGCGCATCGCGGCCAGACGATCACGGTCGTCGTCGGCGAGCAGCACGCGGGCGCCGAGGTGCACGCCTGGCTGTTCTCGACGCCGACGCCGCTCGGGGCCGCGACCGTGGACGCGGACGGCGAGATCCGCGTCACCGTGCCCGCCCGCGCCGCCCTCGGCGACCACCGCCTCGCGGTCGCGCTCGCCGACGGCGAGCTCCTCGGCTGGGACGGGATGCGGGTCGCGGCGGCAGCAGACGACGGCGGATCCGACTCGGACGGATCCGGGACGGACGGGTCCGGGACGGATGGCGCGGGCGTCGACGGCCTCGCGGCCACCGGCACGGAGGCGGGTTGGGTCGCGGGCGCCGCGGTGCTCCTGCTTCTCCTCGGCGGCGGGATCGCGATCCTCGTCCGCCGCCGACGGGGCGCCGGTCCCGCAGCCTGA
- a CDS encoding iron ABC transporter permease, which translates to MAIETRAVEAAGTPGAVPPPAPGDPDRGGARRAAGAVRAVGAIALVAGLLALAAGIHLTQGTSGLGLAELWPVLTGDGSAQAGAREILLGSRIPRLAAGITVGFALGVAGALFQSLARNALASPDTLAVTSGSYLAVALIAAFGVSVPIWASGGVAFLGGLAAAAIVLGLAGGAGSSTTRLILAGSAVMLALQAATSAILILFAQETTGLFAWGSGSLSQLGLGAFLQAAPVVIGATVVGVLLSRRLDVVALGDDTARSLGVPVRSTRAIGTLLAVLLTAAAVTLAGPIGFVGLAAPVITRLLGGVVPALHRHGVLLPASGLVGALVVVLADVVIRALIGAEAAASIPTGIATTLLGALLLIVLARRSRDAGPTRRPPAATIGVRGRGRVVAVVAVAGVLLVAAVVIGLLGGHRWLLLGDVALWAQREAAPVIRFALDERAPRVLAAVTAGAALALAGTLVQASSRNPLAEPGILGITGGAGLGAVVALSTGAAAGAGILPPAILGALAAFALVYGLAWRRGLSADRLVLIGIGVWYATAGLSTFLLLRANPYDTPAIYTWLSGTTYGRSWSDALPVAGALLLALAVVTLFRRELDLLALDDDTPRLAGVRLERTRLLLLVTAALLAAFSVSAIGVLGFVGLIAPHAARALVGGRHSRILPVAMLLGATLVAIADVLGRTVIAPAQIPAGIVVALVGAPYFIFLLARSRA; encoded by the coding sequence GTGGCGATCGAGACGCGAGCCGTGGAGGCGGCGGGCACCCCCGGTGCCGTCCCGCCTCCCGCTCCCGGCGACCCCGACCGCGGGGGCGCGCGCCGTGCCGCCGGCGCCGTCCGGGCCGTCGGGGCGATCGCGCTCGTCGCCGGCCTGCTCGCCCTCGCGGCCGGCATCCACCTCACGCAGGGCACCTCCGGGCTGGGTCTCGCCGAGCTCTGGCCGGTCCTCACCGGCGACGGCTCCGCGCAGGCCGGTGCCCGGGAGATCCTGCTCGGCTCCCGCATCCCGCGCCTCGCGGCGGGCATCACCGTGGGCTTCGCGCTCGGCGTCGCGGGCGCGCTCTTCCAGTCGCTCGCCCGCAACGCCCTCGCCTCGCCCGACACCCTCGCGGTGACGAGCGGCTCCTACCTCGCGGTCGCGCTCATCGCGGCCTTCGGCGTCTCGGTGCCGATCTGGGCCTCCGGCGGCGTCGCCTTCCTCGGCGGGCTCGCGGCGGCGGCGATCGTCCTCGGGCTCGCGGGCGGGGCGGGCTCCTCGACGACACGGCTGATCCTCGCGGGCTCGGCGGTCATGCTCGCCCTGCAGGCGGCGACCTCCGCGATCCTCATCCTGTTCGCGCAGGAGACGACCGGCCTGTTCGCGTGGGGGAGCGGCAGCCTCAGCCAGCTCGGCCTCGGCGCCTTCCTCCAGGCGGCACCGGTCGTCATCGGCGCGACCGTCGTCGGCGTCCTCCTGTCGCGGCGCCTGGATGTCGTGGCGCTCGGCGACGACACGGCGCGATCGCTCGGGGTCCCGGTGCGCTCGACACGCGCGATCGGCACGCTCCTCGCGGTGCTCCTCACGGCGGCCGCCGTGACGCTCGCGGGACCGATCGGCTTCGTCGGGCTCGCGGCGCCCGTCATCACGCGGCTCCTCGGCGGAGTCGTCCCGGCGCTCCACCGGCACGGCGTCCTGCTGCCGGCCTCGGGGCTCGTGGGCGCGCTCGTCGTGGTGCTCGCGGATGTCGTGATCCGCGCCCTCATCGGCGCGGAGGCCGCCGCCTCGATCCCGACCGGCATCGCGACGACGCTGCTCGGCGCGCTCCTGCTCATCGTCCTCGCGCGGCGGAGCCGGGATGCGGGCCCCACCCGGCGTCCGCCGGCGGCGACGATCGGGGTGCGCGGCCGCGGTCGCGTCGTCGCGGTGGTCGCCGTCGCGGGTGTGCTGCTCGTCGCGGCCGTCGTCATCGGGCTGCTCGGCGGACACCGCTGGCTGCTGCTCGGCGACGTCGCGCTGTGGGCGCAGCGGGAGGCCGCCCCGGTGATCCGCTTCGCGCTCGACGAGCGGGCGCCCCGCGTGCTCGCGGCCGTCACCGCGGGGGCGGCGCTCGCCCTCGCGGGCACGCTCGTGCAGGCCTCGAGCCGGAACCCGCTCGCGGAGCCCGGCATCCTCGGCATCACCGGCGGCGCGGGGCTGGGGGCGGTCGTCGCGCTCTCGACGGGCGCGGCGGCGGGTGCCGGCATCCTCCCGCCCGCGATCCTCGGCGCGCTCGCCGCCTTCGCGCTCGTCTACGGACTCGCCTGGCGGCGCGGGCTCAGCGCCGACCGGCTGGTGCTCATCGGCATCGGCGTCTGGTACGCGACGGCGGGCCTCTCGACCTTCCTGCTGCTGCGCGCGAACCCCTACGACACCCCGGCGATCTACACCTGGCTCTCGGGCACGACCTACGGACGGTCCTGGTCGGACGCGCTGCCGGTCGCGGGCGCGCTGCTCCTCGCCCTCGCGGTCGTGACGCTGTTCCGCCGCGAGCTCGACCTCCTCGCGCTCGACGACGACACCCCGCGCCTCGCGGGCGTGCGCCTCGAGCGCACGCGGCTGCTGCTCCTCGTCACGGCGGCGCTGCTCGCGGCCTTCAGCGTGAGCGCGATCGGCGTGCTCGGCTTCGTCGGCCTCATCGCCCCCCACGCGGCGCGCGCGCTCGTCGGCGGGCGCCACAGCCGCATCCTGCCGGTCGCGATGCTGCTCGGCGCGACGCTCGTCGCGATCGCCGACGTGCTCGGCCGCACCGTCATCGCCCCGGCGCAGATTCCCGCCGGCATCGTCGTCGCGCTCGTCGGGGCGCCGTACTTCATCTTCCTGCTGGCGCGATCGCGCGCCTGA